The proteins below are encoded in one region of Tessaracoccus aquimaris:
- a CDS encoding M50 family metallopeptidase, whose translation MTVFLTIVFAILFFALIMASIAFHEIGHLVPAKLFGVKVTQYFVGFGKTLWSRTKGGTEYGVKAVPLGGYVKLVGMYPPEKHVERPNWLTRLADQARSFEYEDITPADDGHLMYQKKTWQKIVIMLGGPLMNILLAFLIFLGINVFHGTYESTLTVANVSECAIPANRPDQKCTAADPLTPAKEAGVEVGDVLVSFNGVQLTSWLQMGDLIRENRDQPATVVVERDGRQVTLATVDTVLNHVPDRIDPSKYVEAGFFGVSPTQELTHGGPIKTVEQMWTMTEQSAVALVSFPVRVYNVAADLVTGKPRDINSPLSIVGASRIAGEIGVDTQMSAGDKAATWLSLLGSVNLFVALLNLVPLLPLDGGHIAGAIYEWLKRNLAKVFGRKDPGPVDTARALPLTYLVGGFLLIGGLVLVIADIVSPIQLF comes from the coding sequence ATGACCGTCTTCCTCACCATCGTGTTCGCGATCCTGTTCTTCGCGCTCATCATGGCCTCGATCGCCTTCCACGAGATCGGCCACCTGGTGCCAGCCAAGCTGTTCGGCGTGAAGGTCACGCAGTACTTCGTCGGCTTCGGCAAGACGCTGTGGTCGCGCACCAAGGGCGGCACCGAGTACGGCGTCAAGGCCGTCCCGCTCGGCGGCTACGTCAAGCTCGTCGGGATGTACCCGCCGGAGAAGCACGTCGAGAGGCCCAACTGGCTCACCCGGCTCGCCGACCAGGCCCGCTCATTCGAGTACGAGGACATCACGCCCGCCGACGACGGCCACCTGATGTATCAGAAGAAGACGTGGCAGAAGATCGTCATCATGCTCGGCGGGCCCCTGATGAACATCCTGCTCGCCTTCCTGATCTTCCTCGGCATCAACGTCTTCCACGGCACCTACGAGTCGACGCTGACCGTGGCGAACGTCTCCGAGTGCGCGATCCCCGCGAACCGTCCCGACCAGAAGTGCACCGCTGCCGACCCGCTGACCCCCGCCAAGGAGGCGGGCGTCGAGGTCGGCGACGTGCTCGTCAGCTTCAACGGCGTCCAGTTGACCAGTTGGCTGCAGATGGGCGACCTGATCCGCGAGAACCGCGACCAGCCCGCGACCGTGGTGGTGGAGCGCGACGGCAGGCAGGTCACGCTTGCCACCGTCGACACCGTGCTCAACCACGTGCCCGACCGGATCGACCCGAGCAAGTACGTCGAGGCAGGCTTCTTCGGCGTCTCCCCGACGCAGGAACTGACCCACGGGGGGCCCATCAAGACCGTCGAACAGATGTGGACGATGACCGAGCAGTCCGCGGTCGCCCTCGTCAGCTTCCCGGTGCGCGTCTACAACGTGGCGGCAGACCTCGTCACGGGCAAGCCGCGCGACATCAACTCGCCGCTGTCGATCGTCGGCGCATCACGCATCGCGGGCGAGATCGGCGTCGACACCCAGATGTCGGCGGGCGACAAGGCCGCGACCTGGCTGTCGCTGCTCGGCTCCGTGAACCTGTTCGTGGCCCTGCTGAACCTGGTGCCGCTGCTTCCCCTGGACGGCGGCCACATCGCGGGCGCCATCTACGAGTGGCTCAAGCGCAACCTCGCGAAGGTCTTCGGGCGCAAGGACCCGGGTCCGGTCGACACTGCGCGGGCGCTGCCGCTGACCTATCTCGTGGGCGGCTTCCTGCTGATCGGCGGCCTCGTGCTGGTGATCGCCGACATCGTCAGCCCCATTCAGCTCTTCTAG
- the ispG gene encoding flavodoxin-dependent (E)-4-hydroxy-3-methylbut-2-enyl-diphosphate synthase has product MSVNLGMPAPAPVTLAPRRKTRQIKVGKVLVGGDAPISVQSMTTTKTTDINATLQQIAELTATGCDIVRVAVPSQDDAEALPIIAMKSQIPVIADIHFQPKYVFAAIDAGCAAVRVNPGNIKQFDDKVAEIAKAAAEANVSLRIGVNAGSLDKRLLAKYGAPTPEALVESALWEASLFEEVGFYDFKISVKHNDPVVMVRAYELLSERCDYPLHLGVTEAGPAFQGTIKSSVAFGALLSEGIGDTIRVSLSAPPAEEVKVGLKILESLNLRPRKLDIVSCPSCGRAQVDVYTLAEQVTKGLEGMEAPLRVAVMGCVVNGPGEAREADLGVASGNGKGQIFVKGEVIKTVPEDQIVETLLTEARRLAAEMGEVGQPEVSVS; this is encoded by the coding sequence ATGTCCGTGAATCTCGGTATGCCCGCCCCTGCCCCCGTCACCCTCGCGCCGCGCCGCAAGACGCGTCAGATCAAGGTCGGGAAGGTGCTGGTGGGCGGCGACGCCCCGATCAGCGTCCAGTCGATGACGACCACCAAGACCACCGACATCAACGCGACCCTGCAGCAGATCGCGGAACTGACCGCCACCGGGTGTGACATCGTGCGCGTCGCGGTCCCGAGCCAGGACGACGCAGAGGCGCTGCCGATCATCGCCATGAAGTCCCAGATCCCCGTGATCGCCGACATCCACTTCCAGCCGAAGTACGTCTTCGCCGCCATCGACGCGGGCTGCGCGGCGGTCCGCGTCAACCCGGGCAACATCAAGCAGTTCGACGACAAGGTCGCCGAGATCGCGAAGGCCGCGGCAGAGGCAAACGTCAGCCTGCGGATCGGCGTCAATGCCGGATCGCTCGACAAGCGACTGCTCGCCAAGTACGGAGCCCCGACGCCGGAGGCCCTCGTCGAGTCCGCGCTGTGGGAGGCGTCCCTGTTCGAGGAGGTCGGCTTCTACGACTTCAAGATCTCGGTCAAGCACAACGACCCCGTCGTGATGGTGCGCGCCTACGAACTGCTCAGCGAACGCTGCGACTACCCGCTGCACCTGGGCGTCACCGAGGCAGGGCCGGCGTTCCAGGGCACCATCAAGAGTTCCGTCGCGTTCGGGGCGCTGCTCTCCGAGGGCATCGGCGACACCATCCGCGTCTCGCTGTCCGCGCCGCCCGCCGAGGAGGTCAAGGTCGGGCTCAAGATCCTCGAGTCGCTGAACCTGCGGCCCCGCAAGCTCGACATCGTCTCGTGCCCCTCCTGCGGCCGCGCGCAGGTCGACGTGTACACGCTGGCCGAGCAGGTCACCAAGGGCCTTGAGGGCATGGAGGCGCCGCTGCGCGTCGCGGTGATGGGCTGCGTCGTCAACGGCCCAGGCGAGGCCCGCGAGGCCGACCTCGGCGTCGCGTCGGGCAACGGCAAGGGCCAGATCTTCGTCAAGGGCGAGGTCATCAAGACCGTGCCCGAGGACCAGATCGTCGAGACGCTGCTCACAGAGGCGCGCCGGCTCGCGGCCGAGATGGGCGAAGTTGGCCAACCGGAGGTCAGCGTCTCCTAA
- a CDS encoding GNAT family N-acetyltransferase, with protein sequence MNPRLHALGAADRDSVLDYLARSPVENLFLASKVDAYGIDRRRLGKLYAFERDGQIASLLLDGGTLFVAGFDPEALPAFVTHLGPIRRCTSILGPAISVLGLFVGLAERWRGAWGSVSNVRKRQPLMLLEEAPEPPADPRVRKLTVDDYQSYLDASVSMYTDEIGSSPFKYGAGYERFVMDRLRAGEAYGIVEGGKVIFKADLGPKLRDQAQLQGVWVSPDRRGEGISVPALSGMLRLAMRDYPTISLYVNDFNTPAIRAYEKLGFVEVGALATVHY encoded by the coding sequence ATGAATCCCCGACTGCATGCCCTTGGCGCGGCAGATCGGGACTCCGTGCTGGACTATCTGGCCCGTAGCCCCGTCGAGAATCTGTTCCTCGCGTCAAAGGTCGACGCATACGGGATCGACCGCCGTCGCCTCGGCAAGCTGTACGCCTTCGAGCGCGACGGGCAGATCGCCTCGCTGCTGCTCGACGGCGGCACCCTGTTCGTGGCGGGCTTCGACCCCGAGGCCCTGCCAGCATTCGTCACCCACCTCGGGCCGATCCGGCGCTGCACGTCGATCCTCGGCCCCGCCATCTCGGTGCTCGGCCTGTTCGTCGGCCTCGCGGAGCGGTGGCGCGGGGCGTGGGGGAGCGTCTCGAACGTGCGCAAGCGGCAGCCGCTGATGCTGCTGGAGGAGGCGCCCGAGCCGCCCGCCGACCCGCGCGTGCGCAAGCTGACGGTGGACGACTACCAGAGCTACCTCGACGCGTCGGTGAGCATGTACACCGACGAGATCGGCAGTTCCCCGTTCAAGTACGGCGCCGGCTACGAACGCTTCGTGATGGACCGGCTCCGCGCGGGTGAGGCCTACGGCATCGTCGAGGGCGGCAAGGTGATCTTCAAGGCCGACCTCGGCCCGAAACTGCGCGACCAGGCACAGCTGCAGGGCGTGTGGGTCTCGCCCGATCGGCGCGGCGAGGGCATCAGCGTGCCCGCCCTCTCAGGCATGCTGCGGTTGGCGATGCGCGACTATCCGACGATCAGCCTCTACGTCAACGACTTCAACACCCCCGCGATCCGGGCCTACGAGAAGCTGGGCTTCGTCGAGGTCGGAGCACTCGCCACCGTGCACTACTGA
- the dxr gene encoding 1-deoxy-D-xylulose-5-phosphate reductoisomerase has product MRTIVLLGSTGSIGTQTLDVISTRRDQFRVIGLAASGGNLETLVAQIVEFRPQVVALAKPSAAQELQRLLYAAADGHGWNQGDFAMPKLLLGPGAATDLAAMQCDVVVNAITGAAGLLPTLAALGAGTTLALANKESLVIGGRLVTGAASPGQIVAVDSEHSAFAQALRAGRADEVRRLILTASGGPFRGRDRAELEGVTPDDAMAHPTWAMGRVITINSSTLVNKGLELLEAALLYDVALDDVVVTVHPQSIVHSMVEFQDGSTIAQASPPDMRLPIGIALTWPERLADAARPCDWSTPAAWTFEPLDSDTFPAVELARSAGKASGTAPAVYNSANEAAVDAFCDGRIGFLDITDIIAACLDEHLADGHVADADLTVDAVLAADRWGRQRAAELVEARA; this is encoded by the coding sequence GTGCGCACCATCGTTCTGCTCGGCTCCACCGGGTCCATCGGTACCCAGACCCTCGACGTGATCTCGACCCGACGCGACCAGTTCCGCGTCATCGGGCTCGCGGCCTCTGGCGGCAACCTCGAGACCCTTGTCGCCCAGATCGTCGAGTTCCGTCCCCAGGTCGTCGCGCTCGCCAAGCCGAGCGCCGCGCAGGAGTTGCAGCGGCTGCTGTACGCCGCGGCCGACGGGCACGGCTGGAACCAGGGGGATTTCGCGATGCCGAAGCTGCTGCTCGGCCCGGGCGCCGCCACCGACCTCGCGGCGATGCAGTGCGACGTCGTCGTCAACGCCATCACCGGAGCCGCTGGGCTGCTCCCGACGCTCGCGGCCCTGGGCGCTGGCACCACACTGGCGCTGGCCAACAAGGAGTCGCTCGTCATCGGCGGACGGCTCGTCACCGGCGCGGCGAGCCCCGGGCAGATCGTGGCGGTCGATTCCGAGCACTCGGCGTTCGCCCAGGCGCTGCGCGCTGGCAGGGCCGACGAGGTCCGCCGCCTGATCCTGACCGCCTCCGGGGGGCCGTTCCGCGGCCGCGACCGGGCCGAACTCGAAGGCGTCACCCCTGATGACGCGATGGCCCACCCGACGTGGGCGATGGGACGCGTCATCACCATCAACTCCTCCACCCTCGTCAACAAAGGCCTGGAACTGCTGGAGGCGGCCCTGCTCTACGACGTCGCGCTCGACGACGTCGTCGTGACGGTGCACCCGCAGTCGATCGTGCACTCGATGGTCGAGTTCCAGGACGGGTCGACCATCGCGCAGGCCTCCCCGCCGGACATGCGGCTGCCCATCGGCATCGCCCTGACGTGGCCGGAGCGGCTCGCCGACGCGGCCCGCCCGTGCGACTGGTCCACGCCGGCCGCCTGGACCTTCGAGCCCCTCGACTCGGACACCTTCCCGGCCGTCGAACTGGCCCGCTCCGCGGGCAAGGCCTCCGGCACCGCCCCCGCCGTCTACAACTCGGCCAACGAGGCCGCCGTCGACGCGTTCTGTGACGGCCGGATCGGCTTCCTCGACATCACCGACATCATCGCGGCCTGCCTCGACGAGCACCTCGCCGACGGGCACGTCGCGGACGCCGACCTCACGGTCGACGCCGTCCTCGCCGCGGACCGCTGGGGTCGCCAGCGCGCCGCCGAACTCGTGGAGGCCCGCGCATGA
- a CDS encoding helix-turn-helix transcriptional regulator, translating to MQASGAAPSSGLQTRLSPSEPRFETIEDVASVALPIMQAVCEAVGRQCEMVLHDLTSRDLNHSVYAIYNGKLTGRTVGSPSTRLGFAAMRDEQNNHDAFGYSSLTQDGREMRSSSLYFRNEAGSIIAALCINHDLSPLQFAMANLQSVMTQEDPSRPQELLTPDIGSILESMVEEALESVGKPPALLSKSERIRVIALLEQRGAFDIKRSVDVVAARLAVSKVTVYGYLDEVRRT from the coding sequence ATGCAGGCAAGTGGCGCAGCGCCGAGCAGCGGGTTGCAGACCCGGCTCTCGCCCTCCGAGCCGCGGTTCGAGACGATCGAGGACGTGGCGAGTGTCGCGCTTCCGATCATGCAAGCCGTCTGCGAAGCCGTGGGACGACAATGCGAGATGGTCCTGCACGACCTCACCAGCCGCGACCTGAACCACAGCGTCTACGCGATCTACAACGGCAAGCTGACCGGACGCACCGTCGGCAGCCCCTCCACCAGGTTGGGCTTCGCGGCCATGCGTGACGAGCAGAACAACCACGACGCCTTCGGCTACAGCTCACTGACCCAGGACGGTCGCGAGATGCGGTCATCGTCGCTCTACTTCCGCAACGAGGCGGGCAGCATCATCGCCGCGCTCTGCATCAACCATGACCTCTCACCGCTGCAGTTCGCGATGGCCAACCTGCAGTCGGTGATGACGCAGGAGGACCCGAGCAGGCCCCAGGAACTCCTCACCCCCGACATCGGCTCGATCCTTGAATCCATGGTGGAGGAGGCCCTCGAGTCGGTCGGCAAGCCGCCCGCACTGCTGTCCAAGTCGGAGCGCATCCGGGTGATCGCGCTCCTCGAGCAGCGCGGCGCCTTCGACATCAAGCGATCGGTGGACGTGGTGGCCGCCCGACTCGCTGTCTCAAAGGTCACCGTCTACGGCTATCTCGACGAAGTGAGACGAACATGA
- a CDS encoding sugar kinase has protein sequence MLTIRPAEECRYDAVSLGEIMLRLDPGELRTRTARTFQAWEGGGEYNVVRGLRKVFGLRTAVLTALVDNEVGRLIEDFVLAGGVDASLIHWVDFDGIGRAARNGLNFTERGFGVRSAIGVSDRGHTAISQLSPDDLALDRLFGELGVRWLHTGGIYAALSEQSAETARAVMAAAKRHGTVISYDLNYRPSLWQSLGGQAKAQEVNRDLASLVDVMIGNEEDFSASLGFEIEGVDDDLTELPIDSFRAMIEQAAATYPNFQVIGTTLRAVHSASDNDWSALAWSRDEGLVQASERRLEILDRVGGGDSFASGLIYGQLTGESLATSVEYGAAHGALAMTTPGDTSMATAKEVFRVASGGSARVVR, from the coding sequence ATGCTCACCATCCGACCAGCAGAAGAGTGCCGCTACGACGCCGTCAGCCTCGGCGAGATCATGCTGCGCCTCGACCCCGGCGAACTGCGGACCCGCACCGCCCGCACCTTCCAGGCGTGGGAGGGGGGCGGCGAGTACAACGTGGTGCGAGGCCTACGAAAGGTCTTCGGCCTTCGCACCGCCGTCCTCACCGCCCTGGTCGACAACGAGGTAGGCCGGCTCATCGAGGACTTCGTGCTTGCGGGCGGGGTCGACGCCTCGCTGATCCACTGGGTCGACTTCGACGGCATCGGACGCGCCGCCCGCAACGGCCTCAACTTCACCGAGCGGGGCTTCGGGGTGCGCTCCGCGATCGGCGTCTCCGACCGCGGCCACACGGCCATCTCCCAACTCTCCCCCGATGACCTGGCCCTCGACCGGCTCTTCGGCGAGCTCGGCGTGCGATGGCTGCACACCGGCGGGATCTACGCGGCCCTTTCGGAGCAGTCCGCCGAGACGGCGCGTGCCGTGATGGCCGCGGCCAAGCGGCACGGCACCGTGATCTCCTACGACCTGAACTACCGCCCATCGCTGTGGCAGTCGCTCGGCGGTCAGGCGAAGGCGCAGGAGGTCAACCGCGACCTCGCGAGCCTCGTCGACGTGATGATCGGCAACGAGGAGGACTTCAGCGCCTCCCTCGGCTTCGAGATCGAGGGCGTCGACGATGACCTGACCGAACTGCCCATCGACAGCTTCCGCGCGATGATCGAGCAGGCCGCCGCCACCTACCCCAACTTCCAGGTGATCGGCACGACCCTGCGGGCCGTGCACAGCGCCTCAGACAACGACTGGTCGGCGCTCGCCTGGTCCCGCGACGAGGGGCTCGTGCAGGCGAGCGAACGCAGGCTCGAGATCCTCGACCGGGTCGGCGGCGGCGACTCGTTCGCCTCGGGGCTGATCTACGGGCAGCTCACCGGGGAGAGCCTCGCCACCAGCGTCGAGTACGGCGCAGCGCACGGCGCGCTGGCCATGACGACGCCCGGCGACACCTCGATGGCAACCGCCAAGGAGGTGTTCCGGGTCGCCTCGGGAGGCTCGGCGCGCGTGGTGCGCTGA
- a CDS encoding proline--tRNA ligase yields MSSLFVRTLRDDPAAAEVPSHRWLVRAGYIRRAAPGIYTWLPLGLKVLQKVETIVREEMEAIGGQEVHFPALLPREPYELTNRWTEYGENLFRVVDRKGADLLLGPTHEEMFTLLVKDLYSSYKDLPLTLFQIQTKYRDEARPRAGLLRGREFVMKDSYSFDLDQDGLDAAYLRHRDAYIRIFTRLGLEFVIVAAMAGAMGGSRSEEFLAVAENGEDTFVRSPGGYAANVEAVKVAVPDEQDVSLAPAMARVSTPAVGTIAGVVNLLNANLPREDRPWAGSDTLKNVLFLVTNPDGTDYPLALGLPGDREIDVKRLEAALEPATAAPFTPEDFAKFPDLKVGFISPVSLDGARVLGEESSTGIRYVTDPRVVTGTHWVTGANVVDEHLSGVTAGRDFVGDGVLDVAEVREGDPAPDGSGALTLARGIEMGHIFQLGRKYAEALDLKVLDQNGKLATVTMGSYGVGVSRAVAAVAEATCDDKGLCWPVALAPYQVHIVATGKDQAVFDEAARIAGELDALGVDVLVDDRKASPGVKFADAEILGMPVILVIGRGLADGKLELRDRRSGDKREIAVGDAVAEISALLA; encoded by the coding sequence CTGTCCTCCCTCTTCGTCCGCACGCTGCGCGACGACCCCGCCGCCGCAGAGGTGCCGAGCCACCGTTGGCTGGTGCGCGCAGGCTACATCCGCCGCGCGGCCCCCGGCATCTACACGTGGCTGCCGCTCGGCCTCAAGGTGCTGCAGAAGGTCGAGACGATCGTCCGCGAGGAGATGGAGGCCATCGGCGGCCAGGAGGTGCACTTCCCGGCGCTGTTGCCCCGCGAGCCGTACGAACTGACCAACCGGTGGACCGAGTACGGCGAGAACCTGTTCCGCGTCGTCGACCGCAAGGGCGCCGACCTGCTGCTCGGGCCGACGCACGAGGAGATGTTCACGCTGCTGGTCAAGGACCTGTACTCGTCGTACAAGGACCTGCCGCTGACCCTGTTTCAGATTCAGACCAAGTACCGCGACGAGGCGCGCCCGCGCGCGGGCCTGCTGCGCGGCCGCGAGTTCGTGATGAAGGACTCCTACTCCTTCGACCTCGACCAGGACGGCCTGGACGCCGCCTACCTGCGGCACCGCGACGCCTACATCAGGATCTTCACCCGGCTCGGTCTCGAGTTCGTGATCGTGGCGGCGATGGCGGGCGCGATGGGCGGTTCCCGGTCCGAGGAGTTCCTGGCCGTCGCCGAGAACGGCGAGGACACCTTCGTCCGCTCGCCCGGTGGATACGCCGCCAACGTGGAGGCCGTCAAGGTCGCCGTCCCGGACGAGCAGGACGTGTCTCTGGCGCCGGCGATGGCGCGCGTCTCCACGCCCGCCGTCGGCACCATCGCGGGCGTCGTCAACCTGCTCAACGCGAACCTGCCACGCGAGGATCGGCCCTGGGCGGGCTCCGACACGCTCAAGAACGTGCTGTTCCTCGTCACCAACCCCGACGGCACCGACTACCCGCTGGCGCTCGGCCTCCCCGGCGACCGCGAGATCGACGTCAAGCGCCTCGAGGCCGCCCTCGAGCCCGCCACGGCCGCCCCGTTCACGCCCGAGGACTTCGCGAAGTTCCCCGACCTCAAGGTCGGCTTCATCTCGCCCGTCAGCCTGGACGGCGCCCGCGTGCTCGGCGAGGAGTCGAGCACCGGCATCCGCTACGTGACCGACCCGCGCGTGGTGACCGGCACCCACTGGGTGACCGGCGCCAACGTCGTCGACGAGCACCTGAGCGGCGTCACCGCGGGCCGTGACTTCGTGGGCGACGGCGTCCTCGACGTCGCGGAGGTCCGCGAGGGCGACCCGGCGCCCGACGGCTCCGGCGCCCTGACGCTGGCCCGCGGCATCGAGATGGGTCACATCTTCCAACTCGGCCGCAAGTACGCAGAGGCCCTCGACCTCAAGGTGCTCGACCAGAACGGCAAGCTGGCGACGGTGACGATGGGCTCCTACGGCGTGGGAGTCTCCCGCGCCGTCGCGGCGGTCGCCGAGGCCACCTGCGACGACAAGGGCCTCTGCTGGCCCGTCGCGCTCGCCCCGTACCAGGTGCACATCGTCGCAACGGGCAAGGACCAGGCGGTCTTCGACGAGGCGGCCCGGATCGCGGGCGAACTCGACGCCCTCGGCGTCGACGTCCTCGTCGACGACCGGAAGGCCAGCCCCGGCGTGAAGTTCGCCGACGCGGAGATCCTCGGCATGCCGGTGATCCTGGTGATCGGCCGCGGCCTCGCCGACGGCAAGCTCGAACTGCGCGACCGCCGCAGCGGTGACAAGCGCGAGATCGCCGTCGGCGACGCGGTCGCCGAGATCAGCGCCCTGCTGGCCTGA
- a CDS encoding M20 family metallopeptidase gives MTDPVDLLRQLILIPSVNPRDRAEPAETPLAEFVRDWARAQGFPAELHEVIDGRHNVVVTVPGADAGRAVLLETHLDTVELPVGVVTPEVTVDEATVRGRGACDAKGPLACFMAAISEFRVSPPPVTIRLAAVIDEEHHYKGVTGLLADGSLGGEDYVGAIVGEPTDTRVVAAHMGVIRCRIHASTRGGHSSLGHLQPNAVVAVSEAILALHRNADAILNASTNPLLSRGSLAVTRIEGGEGDNVIPAHCAAVVDRRLAPGETPEEALGSMRAILSRDCPGVTIDEPFTLDIALDTDPASTWVRRSTSALTGPPHPADPVGAGWGSDASKIAAAGIGCIVWGPGSIAVAHTDQEHIPVAQLSWATDRLAEFLRDL, from the coding sequence ATGACAGACCCCGTTGACCTGCTGCGACAACTCATCCTGATCCCGAGCGTCAACCCGCGAGACCGCGCAGAGCCGGCAGAGACGCCGCTCGCCGAGTTCGTCCGCGACTGGGCACGTGCGCAGGGCTTCCCGGCCGAACTGCACGAGGTGATCGACGGGCGCCACAACGTCGTGGTGACCGTCCCGGGCGCCGACGCCGGCAGGGCGGTCCTGCTGGAGACCCACCTCGACACCGTCGAACTGCCCGTCGGGGTCGTGACCCCCGAGGTGACGGTCGACGAGGCGACGGTGCGCGGGCGCGGTGCCTGCGACGCCAAGGGCCCGCTCGCCTGCTTCATGGCGGCCATCTCGGAGTTCCGGGTCTCTCCCCCGCCCGTGACCATCCGCCTCGCGGCGGTCATCGACGAGGAGCACCATTACAAGGGCGTCACAGGCCTCCTCGCGGACGGCTCCCTCGGCGGCGAGGACTACGTCGGGGCGATCGTGGGAGAGCCGACCGACACGAGGGTCGTCGCGGCCCACATGGGCGTCATCCGCTGCCGGATCCATGCCTCGACGCGTGGCGGCCACAGCAGCCTCGGACATCTCCAGCCCAACGCCGTCGTGGCGGTCTCCGAGGCGATCCTCGCGCTGCACCGCAACGCGGACGCGATCCTCAACGCGTCGACCAACCCTCTCCTGAGCCGGGGATCGCTCGCGGTCACCAGGATCGAGGGCGGCGAGGGCGACAACGTCATCCCGGCTCACTGCGCCGCGGTCGTCGACCGCCGACTCGCGCCGGGCGAGACGCCGGAGGAGGCCCTCGGGTCCATGCGTGCCATCCTCTCCCGCGACTGCCCCGGCGTCACGATCGACGAGCCGTTCACGCTCGACATCGCGCTCGACACCGACCCGGCCTCAACCTGGGTCCGGAGAAGCACCTCCGCCCTGACCGGCCCGCCCCATCCCGCTGATCCCGTCGGGGCCGGCTGGGGAAGCGACGCGAGCAAGATCGCGGCGGCAGGCATCGGCTGCATCGTGTGGGGCCCCGGCAGCATCGCCGTGGCCCACACGGACCAGGAGCACATCCCCGTCGCGCAACTGAGCTGGGCGACGGACCGGCTCGCCGAGTTCCTGCGCGACCTCTGA
- a CDS encoding phosphotransferase gives MALAAPPPAGTPVPELVTRWAREHRRDVAELVWRNELGGITARLTAPDTKDLFAKWSPVDLEPEAERMSWLSGRHPAPRVFDYVDDGDQWLLVSGALPGVSAVDPRWTADPDRAAAAIGEGYAVLHSLDPSISMFGAVDWVGDQPDIDQLVIAHGDACVPNTIIGADGRFVGHVDLGSLGVADRWADLAIASWSLEWDYGPGHERAFWDAYGIEPDPDRIAHYRRLWDEPDPAVDA, from the coding sequence ATGGCTTTGGCAGCTCCTCCCCCGGCAGGCACCCCAGTTCCCGAACTCGTCACCCGGTGGGCGCGCGAGCATCGCCGCGACGTCGCGGAACTGGTGTGGCGAAACGAGCTCGGCGGGATCACTGCCCGGCTGACGGCGCCCGACACCAAGGACCTGTTCGCCAAGTGGAGCCCGGTCGACCTGGAGCCGGAGGCGGAGCGGATGAGCTGGCTCTCCGGCAGGCATCCGGCCCCTCGGGTCTTCGACTACGTCGATGACGGCGACCAGTGGCTTCTCGTCAGTGGCGCGCTGCCGGGCGTCTCCGCCGTCGACCCGCGCTGGACGGCTGACCCCGACCGGGCCGCCGCCGCGATCGGCGAGGGCTATGCGGTGCTGCACTCGCTGGACCCGTCGATCTCGATGTTCGGCGCCGTCGACTGGGTGGGCGACCAACCCGACATCGACCAACTCGTCATCGCGCACGGCGACGCCTGCGTCCCCAACACGATCATCGGGGCCGACGGCCGGTTCGTCGGCCACGTCGACCTCGGATCGCTCGGCGTCGCGGACCGCTGGGCCGACCTGGCGATCGCCTCCTGGTCGCTCGAGTGGGACTACGGCCCGGGTCACGAGAGGGCCTTCTGGGACGCCTACGGCATCGAGCCCGACCCGGACCGGATCGCGCACTACCGGCGGCTCTGGGACGAGCCGGACCCCGCCGTTGACGCCTGA
- the eda gene encoding bifunctional 4-hydroxy-2-oxoglutarate aldolase/2-dehydro-3-deoxy-phosphogluconate aldolase, which produces MPTPDPILAEAFARRIVPVVVINDDSNALPLADALIAGDLPVAEVTLRTPAALASIAAMSTRADLLVGAGTVLNVAQATAAMDAGARFLVSPGLSRDVVAAARERGVPVIPGAVTPTEIMAALDMGLGLLKFFPAGIYGGVAALKALGSVFGGVSFVPTGGVSPGNLAEFLAVPSVAAVGGSWMVPASAVDAGDFDTITQLCATAVAQAANN; this is translated from the coding sequence ATGCCAACTCCCGACCCGATCCTCGCCGAGGCATTCGCCCGGCGCATCGTCCCGGTCGTCGTGATCAACGACGACTCCAACGCGCTTCCGCTCGCGGACGCGCTGATCGCCGGGGACCTGCCGGTCGCCGAGGTCACGCTCCGCACCCCGGCCGCCCTCGCCTCGATCGCCGCGATGTCCACCCGCGCCGACCTGCTCGTCGGCGCAGGCACCGTGCTCAACGTCGCCCAGGCGACCGCCGCCATGGACGCAGGCGCACGCTTCCTCGTGTCCCCCGGCCTGAGCCGCGACGTGGTCGCCGCCGCCCGGGAGCGAGGCGTGCCCGTCATCCCGGGCGCGGTCACGCCGACCGAGATCATGGCGGCCCTCGACATGGGACTGGGCCTGCTGAAGTTCTTCCCCGCAGGCATCTACGGGGGCGTCGCCGCGCTCAAGGCGCTCGGCTCGGTCTTCGGGGGCGTCAGCTTCGTGCCCACCGGTGGCGTCTCCCCCGGCAATCTCGCCGAGTTCCTGGCCGTGCCGTCCGTGGCCGCCGTAGGGGGCTCCTGGATGGTCCCTGCCTCGGCAGTGGACGCAGGCGACTTCGACACCATCACCCAGCTTTGCGCGACCGCCGTCGCGCAGGCCGCCAACAACTGA